The following nucleotide sequence is from Ferruginibacter lapsinanis.
CCAGGCTCCCGGCTTGAACTTTTCGGTTGGGGCTATCATAGGCTTAAGTGAATTAGATGTAGATAATATCGAATTATTATCTGGTGCATCATCTGCATTGTATGGTTCGGGAGGTATGAATGGCACCTTGTTGATGAACAGTAAAAATCCTTTTAAATATCAAGGATTGTCATTTCTTGTTAAAACCGGCATCATGCATACCGATCAGAAACAAAGAAATGTATCACCGTATTATAACTGGAGTGTGAGATGGGCTAAACAAGTATCAGATAAATTTGCGTTTAAAATAAATACAGAATTAATTCAGGCTAAAGACTGGTTAGGTGCGGATGACAGAAACTACAACAGATCCGCCGGTTACTTTGGAAATGTAAAACCAGGCACAAGAAGCACAGATCCTAACTATGATGGAGTAAATGTTTTTGGTGATGAAACTTCTGTAGATATTATGCCTTTTCTGAAAGCATTTACTGGCGGCGGTGCAGTGTTAACGGCATTGGGGTACGATATCAATAAACCAATCAATGTTTCCCGTACAGGGTATTATGAAAAAGAAGTGCTGAATCCTAATACATTGAATTTTAAATTGTCTGGTTCATTGCATTATAAAATTACTCCTAAAGTAGAAGCTTCTTTGGCAGCTTATTGGGGAACAGGGAACACTGTTTACACTGGTGCATCCCGTTATAACATCAGAGATTTCAAAATGGGGCAATATAAATTTGAATTGAACCATAAGAACTGGATGTTAAGAGCATACACTACACAGGAAAATGCCGGTGGTACTTTTAATGCTACCGTTACAACACAGTTGTTTAACGAAAGCTGGAAAACATCTGTTACCAGAACTGCTAATGGTTCGCCTAATCCTCAACCTACAGATTGGTACATACAGTATGTAAATAAGTATTTGTCAGATATTCTTTCTTTTGTTCCTGATATGACGGCGCATAATAATGCAAGAGGGGTGGCTGATGTAGGAAGACCAACTTCCGGAACAGCTTCTTTTAGATCTGCATTCAATGCTGTTGCAGGAAAACCTGTTCCTAAAGGAGGATTGTTGTTAGATAGAACTGATCTGTATAATGTAGAAGGTAATTATGATTTTAGTTCTGTTACCAGTAAAGTTGCCGACATTATGGTTGGAGCCAGCTACAAAAGATATGTATTAAATTCTCAGGGAACTTTGTTTGCTGATACTGCAGGAACTATCGGCATCAATGAATATGGAGCTTATGTTCAGGCTATCAGACAAGTGGTTAAAAATCTGAAACTGGCAGTTTCAGGAAGATACGATAAAAATCAAAATTTTGACGGTCGTTTTACACCGAGAGCAACAGCCGTGTTGACAGTGGCAAAAGATAACAATATCAGATTGTCTTATCAAACTGCTTATCGTTTCCCATCAAACCAAATGCAATGGATAAACTTACCTATTGGTACTGATCTACAATTGATCGGAGGTAACAAAGCATTTATAGATATTTATCATTTTAATACTAATCCGCTATATGATTATGAGGCATTGAGAAAAGGTTCAATAGTACCATTTACAGTGAAAACACTTAAGCCTGAATCAATTTCATCTTTTGAATTAGGGTATAAAGGACTGCTGTTAGATGGTAAATTGCTGGCAGATGTATATGGTTATTATGGTCAGTATAAAGATTTTCTGGGAAGATATATCGTTGTGCAAAATAAGACGGGAGCTCCAATTACCGTTGGTGATACTACAACAGGATATAAATATTCTTTACCAATTAATACATCTGATAAAGTTAAAACATACGGTTACGGTATCAGCATTGATTATAGATTGCCTAAAAATTTCATGATTGGTGTGAATGTAGCTTCTGATAATTTAAAAGATGTGCCTGCTGATTTTGTTGCATACTTCAATGCACCTAAATACAAAGTAAATGCTTCATTGGGTAATACAGGTTTTGGTTACAAGAATCGAATGGGCTTTAACGTGGCTTACAGATGGCAGGATGCTTTCTTCTATCAGGGAGATTTTGCTAATGGCAATTTGCCGGCTGTACAAACGTTGGACGCACAGGTTAGCTTTAAATTCCCGTCAACAAAATCAGTGTTGAAATTGGGGGCTAATAATTTGTTGAATCAGTATTATTATAATGCGATCGGTAACTCACAAATTGGTGGATTGTATTATGTAAGTTTTGGGTATAATATTTACTAATATACTTACAACTTAAAACAAACATTAAATCATTTAAATTTTTTAAAATGAAATCTATAAAAATGAATTTTAAAATCTTATTAGTTCCGATTGTTGCGGCATCTATGATTTTGACTTCGTGTAATAAAGATCTGGAAAGCTTTGCAGTTCCTACAGCACCAGTGGTAACTCCTCCAACAGGTACTACCATCTCATCTTACATATCTACCAATAGCAATTATTCATTTTTTGATACAGCTTTAAGAGCAACAGGTTTATATGCAGCTGTATTAAATCAGCCGGGGGCATACACTGTATTTGCACCCGATAACAACGCAATTAAAGCATTGATAAACGGATTGAATCCACTTGTGCCATTAGGGGCTCCGGATGCAACTTTTATTACGGTTATAAAAGATCCTTCAGTAAGAGCTCAATTAACCTCAGTGCTTTTATATCATATCATGGTATCAAAATTGCCAACTGCAAATTTTCCAACAGCATTTCCGAATGCAGCTTTCTCATCTAAAATACCACTAGATGCTTCAGGTGCAATTCGAATGAATCTTTTTCCATCAGCAAGACCGGGGCAAAACTATGTGAACAATGTACCTATTACTGCACCTGATCTGTTTACAGGTTCTAACGGAGTGGTACATGGCATTCCAGCACCTTTGGTACCACCAACATTACTTTTGGGACAAATTATTGATGCCAATGCTAATTTAACATATTTGAAAGCTGCTATAGCAAGAGCTGATAGTGGAGTGGCTGCAGGAAGTACACTTGATGCAGCTACACGTAATGGGTTGGCAAATCTCACTGTATTTGCTCCTAGCGATGCTGCTTTTAAAGCGGCATTAACGGCGGTAGTGTATGTTAAACTTGTGAGAGATGGTGCCACTCCGGGATTAGCAACGCAAACACAGGCCGCAACAACTGTAAATACGCTGGGGACTTCTATATTTACCAACCCTGCATTTTTTAGTGCTCTCTCAGCACAAACCGTAAAAGGGATAGTAGTTTATCACATTTTAGGAGTAAGGGCTTATGCAAGTAATATGCCTGCTGTAGCTACTAATATACCTACCTTATTGAATAGTGCTTTGCCTACTCATGAAGGGATTAAACTACAATCTACATTTACCGGGGCTGCTCCTTTTGTAGCAACAGCTTTAAATGTAACAGGTAAAGTTTCGTTGGTTGATGGCTCTACTAATTTCAGCGGCCCGGCTGCGACAGCTACAACAAAAGATATAAATGCTGTGAATGGGGTGGTGCATATCATCGATCAGGTATTAGTACCCCAAGGGTTATAAAAATATAGTATAAATAAAAAGGCCCCGATAATTCGGGGCCTTTTTATTTATAACAATTACAGTTTACTTTTCTGGAGATAAAAAGTCTTCATTATTTCAAAAACTTTTTCTTTCAGATCTTTGGTATTGGTCTGTTCACTTGAAACAGGAGGTAAGAAGGTCATGGATAATTTTGTAGGCAGCAAATAAAAAGATTTATCAATGGGCATAGCTTCTTTTGTACCGGTAATGATGCAAGGCATGATCTCTTTCTTTGTATCAATTGCCAATTTAAAACCACCATCGAAAAATGCCTTTAATGGCTCTTTAGTTCTGTTACGGGTACCTTCGGGATATATGCACATATTCATTCCCGTTAGCATAACATTTTTCATAGCGTCAAAACTTCTTCTTCTGCTTTGATCATTATTTCTATCCACCAGCACTGATCCTTTTTTATAGAATAATCCAAATATTGGCACTTTAGCAAAAGAGGCTTTGGCAATTGTTTTATTGGGGCCGGGTACATAGGGTGCAGATAGCGGAACATCTAACAAGGCATTGTGATTAAAAAGGATGACATAATTGTGTCCTGCTTTAAAGTGCTCTTTACCTTTTACTTTTACAGGGCACCCAATTAGCCTGAGCCACACACTCATCCATACCCTGGACACGCCTATAAAATAACTCTGCCCTTTAGGGTCAGGAATAAAGTAAGCGATCATAGATGGGATGAATATGATAAGAAACGTAACAACGAAACTGATTAACCCCCAAAGGGCCCATATTCTTGCAAAAATATTTTTGATCATTATTAAGTTATAATTTAAGGAGTTAATAATTTCCAGTCTATTGGTGCATATCCATCCTGTACAAGCAATTCATTAGTTTTTGAAAAATGTTTGCAACCAAAAAAGCCTTTATCTGCACTAAATGGAGAAGGGTGAGCAGCTTTCAGAATATGATGTTTGGTTTCATCGATCAATATTTGTTTTTCCTGTGCAAATTTTCCCCATAATAAAAAGACAACACCCTTTTTTTCATCAGAGATTTTTTGAATAACGGCATCAGTAAAATTCATCCAGCCAATTTTTTGATGACTGGCCGGTTCATTTGCCCGTACGGTAAGAATGGCGTTAAGCAGTAGTACTCCTTGCTCTGCCCATGAAGTAAGATTGCCGTATGCTGCCGGCATAGCTACTCCTATATCTTTCTGTATTTCTTTATAGATATTTACCAATGAGGGCGGCGGTTTAATACCATTGGGGACAGAAAAGCTTAAACCATGAGCCTGTCCGGGATTGTGGTAGGGATCTTGCCCCAATATTACAACTCTTACTTTATCAAAAGGCGTTTGGTTAAATGCATTAAAAATTAATGGCCCCGGTGGATAAATGGTTTTGCCGGCAGCTCTTTCAGTTTTTAAAAAAGTAACGATCTCAAGAAAATACGGCTTGGTAAATTCATTTTTCAATACCTCTTTCCACGAGGGCTCCATTTTTACATCCATTTTTTCAGAAATTTTCATAAAAGTACAAAAGCTAAATTTGTTGAACGACATTAATTGTAAAACTGTGAAATCCTTATGTAGCGTGGGTAATAAAATTTTGAAAGTACGTTGAAAATACTAACTTAGTGTTCTGTTTATGTCATAAAATTTGTTAGCATGAAAAAATATTTACTTCTTCTTTTTACATTCTTTCTTTTTGTTTTTTCTTCCAAAGCAGAGTTCGGAATATTCGCTTCTGCTGTGTATATCAATGTAAATGGCAGTTCTCAATTCTATAATACACAATTGAATGGCATCAATTCTATTGGTACTGTAGATTTTGGAGGCAATTTGGGGAGTTTTACTGCCAATACGGGAACACTGAGTTTACGTGGAGCGGAAATTAAAACATTCAAAGACCCTGGGAGCAATGTATGCGGAGGTACACTGTATTACACTGTTTATCCAAAAGGGAATCGGCCGGTATCACCAACTTTTACAGCCATTGGACTTGGTTTTTATTGCGATTGTAATGGAGATGGAACTTTTAATAGTTGTGGTGGAGGAACATGTACTATAGGTAGAGATCAAAAATGGCAGAAAGTAAATGACTCTAAAGATCTTACACAATTATCCGCCGGTGATTATACGTTGGAATTATATTATCAGATCCCGGGCTCATCATCTTCATCAAGTGAATGTGGAGAATTCAGGTTCGACAGTAATTTGGGTAATAACTATACTGCAGATTTTACTATTCTTCAAAACTTGGCGGTTAATTTTTCTGGTCTTTCGGGGCTGGCAAATAACAATGGTATATTATTAAAATGGAGCATCGAAAATGATGTTGATATTATTCGTTACGAGATAGAACGTTCAGCTAATGGAATTGATTTTAGTACACTAGGTGCTGTATCTTCTGCAAAATCGAGATTGCCTTATAATTATTCCATGATGGATAAAAATCCTCTTTCCGGCAATGGCTTTTATAGAATTAAATTTTACGAGTTAGATAATAGTATTAGCTATTCTAATGTTTATAGGATGACATGGAATGTTTCCGGCAATGATCTGCAGGTGATCTTTAACCAGTCATCTTCTGCATTAACGATCAGATCCGGAATTGTACCCAAAGGGAAATACCAACTTAATATTATTAATTACATCGGGCAACAGGTTCTAAGTTCTCCTGTTAATTACAATGGTACTGAAAACAGTATTACTATTGATTTTCCTAAAAAGTTATCGGCGGGGGCATACAAAATTTTGCTTTTAAATAATGAATTGAGTTACAAGGGAAGTTTTTTAGTTAGATAACATTATATAAATTTCTGATAATAACAAAGCCCCGAGTAATTCGGGGCTTTGTTATTCAGTAATTATATCGGTCGAAACTTTTACCGACGTTTTCCCCCATCTTACCGAGTTTTTATGGCAGATCGCCTAATCGATGTTTAGTAGAGATCAAAACCATATTAGCTTTGATTTATTAATTCAAAACAAACAAAATTTTACACAATGGAAGACAATATGAATAATAATAAAATGCGTAGGGTAAATGAGAACAGATTTGTCGGAGGACTTATCATCATAGGTATTGGTGTTGTGTTATTGGCCGATAAAATGGGAGTGGCTTTTCCTCAGTGGCTATTAACCTGGCCAATGCTTTTGATCGTAATAGGCATTTTTAAAGGATTTAAAAGTAATTTTAGAAGCTTTGGCTGGTTGATATTGGTGGCAGTAGGTGGTATTTTTTTGTGGGATAATATAGTGCCTGGTGTTGACTTAAAAAAATTCGTTGTTCCGATAATCCTGATAGCAGTTGGGTTGTTGTATATTTTTAAACCAAAATCCAAATGGAGGGAAAACAGAGAAAGATGCCGTGAGCAATGGCGACAAAGACATCAGGGGGCTGTGGATACATCATGGGAAGAATCAAGTCCGTTAAACGATGATCACTTAGATATTAAATCTGTTTTTAGCGGACTAAAAAGGACTGTCTTATCTAAATCCTTTAAAGGAGGGAGGATATCATGTGTTTTTGGTGGAGTGGAATTGAATCTTTCGCAGGCTGATATACAAGGCAACGCAATACTAAGGCTGGAAGAAGTATTTGGAGGAATTAAATTAGTAGTGCCACCAAACTGGACAATAAAAAATGAGATCGAAGGCGTATTTCATGGAGTGGATGATGAAAGAAATAACCAGTCGCAGGTTGATCCGAACAAAGTGCTTGTTCTGCAGGGAAGTGCGGTGTTTGCAGGTATTGAAATAAGAAGCTATTGATCGAAAGATCATTTACCAAAACCAAATAACTATTTTATGAACTGGTATCTTACAAAAATTATTTATCAGATTATTTGTGATAAAGGAATACACACGCCTCAATTTGATGAACAATTAAGACTGATCTATGCAGAGGATGATCTGCATGCATTTCAAAAAGCCAGATTACTTGGAGAAAGAGAAGAAGATAATTTTATGAATAACAGTAATCGGCCGGTTTACTGGAAATTTATAGATGTGCCGGAAATGCATAAATTAAATACCTTAGTGGACGGTGTTGAAATGTATTCCAAGATAAAGGAGGAAGAAGATGCGGATATATTTATCAGAACAACAAAGTTAAAAGCCAAACATTTGTTCGAAGACTGTACAG
It contains:
- a CDS encoding DUF4288 domain-containing protein; amino-acid sequence: MNWYLTKIIYQIICDKGIHTPQFDEQLRLIYAEDDLHAFQKARLLGEREEDNFMNNSNRPVYWKFIDVPEMHKLNTLVDGVEMYSKIKEEEDADIFIRTTKLKAKHLFEDCTVNTIKLN
- a CDS encoding LiaF transmembrane domain-containing protein, translated to MEDNMNNNKMRRVNENRFVGGLIIIGIGVVLLADKMGVAFPQWLLTWPMLLIVIGIFKGFKSNFRSFGWLILVAVGGIFLWDNIVPGVDLKKFVVPIILIAVGLLYIFKPKSKWRENRERCREQWRQRHQGAVDTSWEESSPLNDDHLDIKSVFSGLKRTVLSKSFKGGRISCVFGGVELNLSQADIQGNAILRLEEVFGGIKLVVPPNWTIKNEIEGVFHGVDDERNNQSQVDPNKVLVLQGSAVFAGIEIRSY
- the ung gene encoding uracil-DNA glycosylase — its product is MKISEKMDVKMEPSWKEVLKNEFTKPYFLEIVTFLKTERAAGKTIYPPGPLIFNAFNQTPFDKVRVVILGQDPYHNPGQAHGLSFSVPNGIKPPPSLVNIYKEIQKDIGVAMPAAYGNLTSWAEQGVLLLNAILTVRANEPASHQKIGWMNFTDAVIQKISDEKKGVVFLLWGKFAQEKQILIDETKHHILKAAHPSPFSADKGFFGCKHFSKTNELLVQDGYAPIDWKLLTP
- a CDS encoding lysophospholipid acyltransferase family protein — its product is MIKNIFARIWALWGLISFVVTFLIIFIPSMIAYFIPDPKGQSYFIGVSRVWMSVWLRLIGCPVKVKGKEHFKAGHNYVILFNHNALLDVPLSAPYVPGPNKTIAKASFAKVPIFGLFYKKGSVLVDRNNDQSRRRSFDAMKNVMLTGMNMCIYPEGTRNRTKEPLKAFFDGGFKLAIDTKKEIMPCIITGTKEAMPIDKSFYLLPTKLSMTFLPPVSSEQTNTKDLKEKVFEIMKTFYLQKSKL
- a CDS encoding TonB-dependent receptor, with translation MRKKISYLLALFLATVCTISANAQSTIIIGKVENSSSKEDVAAVSVTVKGGTDGTFTDDKGNFKLTTNQKLPLTLLFSSVGFEMQEVVVRSQQPINVSFKPSNSLGQEVVVSASRVPQKILESPVSIERVSAANIRNSPVSNFYDVVSTLKGVDITTSSLTFKTPTTRGFNSSGNVRFNQLVDGMDNQAPGLNFSVGAIIGLSELDVDNIELLSGASSALYGSGGMNGTLLMNSKNPFKYQGLSFLVKTGIMHTDQKQRNVSPYYNWSVRWAKQVSDKFAFKINTELIQAKDWLGADDRNYNRSAGYFGNVKPGTRSTDPNYDGVNVFGDETSVDIMPFLKAFTGGGAVLTALGYDINKPINVSRTGYYEKEVLNPNTLNFKLSGSLHYKITPKVEASLAAYWGTGNTVYTGASRYNIRDFKMGQYKFELNHKNWMLRAYTTQENAGGTFNATVTTQLFNESWKTSVTRTANGSPNPQPTDWYIQYVNKYLSDILSFVPDMTAHNNARGVADVGRPTSGTASFRSAFNAVAGKPVPKGGLLLDRTDLYNVEGNYDFSSVTSKVADIMVGASYKRYVLNSQGTLFADTAGTIGINEYGAYVQAIRQVVKNLKLAVSGRYDKNQNFDGRFTPRATAVLTVAKDNNIRLSYQTAYRFPSNQMQWINLPIGTDLQLIGGNKAFIDIYHFNTNPLYDYEALRKGSIVPFTVKTLKPESISSFELGYKGLLLDGKLLADVYGYYGQYKDFLGRYIVVQNKTGAPITVGDTTTGYKYSLPINTSDKVKTYGYGISIDYRLPKNFMIGVNVASDNLKDVPADFVAYFNAPKYKVNASLGNTGFGYKNRMGFNVAYRWQDAFFYQGDFANGNLPAVQTLDAQVSFKFPSTKSVLKLGANNLLNQYYYNAIGNSQIGGLYYVSFGYNIY
- a CDS encoding fasciclin domain-containing protein, which translates into the protein MKSIKMNFKILLVPIVAASMILTSCNKDLESFAVPTAPVVTPPTGTTISSYISTNSNYSFFDTALRATGLYAAVLNQPGAYTVFAPDNNAIKALINGLNPLVPLGAPDATFITVIKDPSVRAQLTSVLLYHIMVSKLPTANFPTAFPNAAFSSKIPLDASGAIRMNLFPSARPGQNYVNNVPITAPDLFTGSNGVVHGIPAPLVPPTLLLGQIIDANANLTYLKAAIARADSGVAAGSTLDAATRNGLANLTVFAPSDAAFKAALTAVVYVKLVRDGATPGLATQTQAATTVNTLGTSIFTNPAFFSALSAQTVKGIVVYHILGVRAYASNMPAVATNIPTLLNSALPTHEGIKLQSTFTGAAPFVATALNVTGKVSLVDGSTNFSGPAATATTKDINAVNGVVHIIDQVLVPQGL